ATCCAACGGCCAAGCCGCGGCAGCATCCTGATCAATGGCAAGGATGCCTTTGGTATGCACCGCCGGGAGCATGCCCGGTGTGTGGGATATGTACCCCAAAGCTCGCCTTCCAAATTCCCCATCACCGTTTTTGAAGCCGTGCTCATGGGCCGTCGGCCTTATATTGCTTGGAAACCAACACAAACCGATTTTGAAAAAACCGCCCAGGTCATAGAATCCATGAATTTAAAGGATATTGCCCTGCGGGATTTTGATAAACTCAGCGGGGGGCAAAAACAAAAAGTTCTGCTGGCCAGGGCCATTGCCCAGGACACCGACATCCTTCTTTTGGACGAACCGACATCCAACCTGGATTTAAAACACCAGCTCGAAGTACTTGAGATGATTTCAAGCCTGGTTGAAATAAACCAAATGGCGGCCGTTCTGGCCATGCACGACTTAAACCTGGCCTCCCGGTTTTCCCACAGAATGGTGATGATGAAAGATGGTCAAATTCTTTGCTCGGGTACACCCGGTGACGTTATGACGCCGGAAAACATCAGCACCGTATACGGCGTTCATGCAGTTGTCAGTCAGAATGAGGGACATCCCTATATTCTGCCCACGGGAACGGTTGGGTAATTCATGATTGCTGTCCTGGCCGCTGCAGCCCTTTCCACGCTGAAGTTCCTGATCGCCATGGTACCGGTTTTCAGCGTTGGTGTGATCGTGGCGGAGTTTATTGTGGCCCTTGGCTGGGTAAACAAAATAGCCTGGATCACCCAGCCCCTGACCCGCATAGGACACCTGAAACCTGAATGCGGAGCAAGTTTTTTAACCGCATTCCTCTCCCCTTCGGCGGGCAACGCCATGCTGGTCCGGCACCATGAGGCAGGACTTATTACCCGCAAGGAACTGATCATCGCAGCCATTGTCAATACCTTTCCCGGCATTGTCATGCACTGGCGCACCGTGTTGCCCATCGCCATTCCGCTCATTGGTATATACGCCTTTGTATATTACGGCTTTCTGGTGCTGGTCGGACTTTTAAAAACCATTGCGGCTTTGTTTGCGGGCCATTTCCTTCTTAAACCGGATAATGCGTACGCCAATATACCTTCAGCCGAAACACAGGAAGGCGCTTCCCCGTCATGGGCGCTTTGGGTTGAAAGTGCAAAAAAAAGCCGGAAAATTATTATTCGTGTTATAAAAACAACCATTCCGGTGACAGCGGTCATGTTTGTGCTTATTCACGCCGGCATGTTTGATTATTTAAACACATGGCTTTCCGGCCATACGGCATTTCTGCCGCTGTCGCCCAAGGCCCTTTCCATTGTGGCCACAAGGCTGGCCAGCAATGTGGGCGCATTCACTGTGGCCGGCAACCTATTGTATGCGTCAAAGCTTTCCGGCCGGGAAGTTGTGTTGTCACTACTGGTTGGCAACTTTCTGGCCAGTGGGATCAACCTGAGGTTCCTCATCCCCTATTATTTAGGGATTTTTGGCCCAGGGACAGGATGGCAGGTGCTGGCTGTTTCAACGGTATTGCGCATGGTAATCATGGCAGCCCTGATTTGGACTTTGTTTGTGATTTGGACCTGAGGATGACCACGGCCCTGCCAAAAAGATAGAAAGGATAGAACGTATGGATTGGGATTCAGTTAAAGAAGACATTTACTACAGAGGCCGCAAACTGGAACAAGAGGCCCGCAAAGCCAATGACCCTGAAAAATGGACGTGTTATGCAGATCTTAAAACCCAAAAAGGCAGCTATACATTGGGTGTCCACGGATATATGAATGCAGCCAACATATATCAAGCCAAAGGAGAAATGCAGCATGCCGTCTCTTCACTGGAAGCAGGGCTTGCCGCAGCTATGAAAGCAGACAACAGAGATTTAGCTGTAATCCTGACTTACCGCTTGGCGCAGATATTTGAGAATGAAAAAAATTGGGATGCCGGTATTCATGCATATGAACGGCTTGGACGATTTTGTGCAGAAAAAGATGCCCATTTCCAGGCTGCAGATGCATTTGAGCATGCCGCAGAACTCATGGCCATAGCAGGCAGGGATGTCAGTGGGTACGACGCCCCCATCTCGCACTGGCAGAAAAACATTCAGCATTGGGAAAATCATGGCCATGACCATGATGCCGTTTGGAGCCGGACCCACATAGACCTTTATAAAAAATTATTCAGGGTGAATGAATGATCGGGCTGCTTTTCCATGGACCTGAAGTGTTTGATTCCGGATGGGCCCAAAGGGTGATCAAGGTCCTTGAACCTCTTGACTCCGTCCGTTGCGTCTTGGCAGGGACCATGGGCCGGACAGCCGTTTTCGACAGCGGTCTTGAAGACATTGAGTTCTGGGAGCAGATGCCGGGCGCATGCCTCCAGGAACTGTCCCAGGCCACGGACATGGTAATCATTGTTAATTACGGTAAGTCGGTTGAATCAGGACTTGTTTTTGGCGGCATGGTGGTTGACCGCGCCAAGGTCAACACCCCGGTGGTTCAGGTGGAGTGTGCGGGACCTTTTTGGGTGGAATGGCAGTCAGGGTGCCCCTCTTTTATTATTGATATCCTGACCGGGATAGGCCTTTCCCAAAAAGAAAAAATTGAGATAAAATCCTCGGTTTGGAGCGAAAACGGCAGAATTTACCGCCGCATGACAACGGCGGAACCAGGCGATTTTGTATTGGTAAACGGGATTATGGTGGGCCGGGCCTTAGGAAGCGAAGTGGTAATGGCTTGTCAAAACGGTCATCTATGTGACATCAAGGGTGTGGATGTCAAGGCCCACGGCATTGAAAAGCTGGATCGGTTAGGCGGCGTTGATCTAAAATCGGCCAAACTGGCTTCAACCCCTACTATCCGTCGTACCTGTTTCTCCCGGCGCACGGTAAAAAGCAACGGCAGCGGTATGGTGTTTATCGATCATACCGGCATGCATGTGTATCAACTTGCCAACGAAGCAAACGGGGTAGTCACCGTAGGCGACGACACCACGGTGGTGGCTGGAGATATTCTATCAAGGTTCGATATTCCGGTCATCGGTATTGTGGACGGGGACGAGGACGTGGTCCTGAAAAACGGTAGCTTCGCATCAGGGTCGGTACGCCTGACCGTACACAAAGACGATGAATTCGGACTCAAGGTGCAGAATGCTGTCTTTGGCGGAAAAAAACAGTCAGAGATAAGCTTTACGGATGCGTTGAACCAAATCCTTTCCCTGGCGGGAAATGATTTGGTGGACACCGAGTATTTTTAATTTCTTCGTCTCTTGTTATGTTGAAGAGGATAAAACATTCTTGTAGGAAGTATCTTCCAGACCCTATAGATTCGTCCCTATTTCAAATTATCTATAGAAATGCTATCTTCAAGCCATGTTAAAATTTCTGGATAAAATCCCATATTCGGCGTTGATCATTTTTACCATAATGTTACTGGTGGCTCCGATGACGCCTATGCCCCATGTGGTTGAAAAAATTCTTATGCTTATCAATGGTACGCTCTTCAGACCCATTGATATTTTCGATTTATGCTTTCACCTGTTCCCGCTGATTCTTTTGATTCTAAAATTCATAAATGACCGTAGACGGACGCCTTAACCGCTGAAATCATCTATGCATTTCAAAAAAAACCATAATATATCAGCCTAAAATTAGGGTTATAGATCTGCCATCCTGTCGTCGGGGCACGAAGCCTTTACCATAGCTGGTATTATGGACAGTGGTTGTCTCTGCAGTCATAAATATTAGATCCATACGGTCGTTACAAGAATGGCGATATAGATAACAGCCAGGATGCCACCGATTCTAATATAGCCCCGGGTCCGGTATCCACCGGGTCCCATATAAAGGGCATTGACCTGGTGTGTTGGCAGAATGAATGATAATTGTAGCGGCTATGAATAATTCCGATTTTGGGCTCTGATTATACATTGCTACGAGGTAAGCTGGGCTCACATTATGCGTTACTACAATCATAAAAAAATTTCAAATTGCAAATATTTTGATGTCTTTAATTTTATTCTGTATAGTTAAGGCTATGTCCAATCGTAACATTCTAAATAGTGCCCGACCGAAAATCATAAATTTTGCCGATTACTTCGTTGGTCGCAAATTTTAATCCGGCGTAGAAATCCTGGCCCTCGGGGCCAAGATTTCTACGCCGGATTAAATTCGAACAAAAATTGGAGACCATTTATGCCACAAGAAAAAACACTCCCTATAGGTATAATCCTTCAACGGGACGGAAAAACTTTTGCTGTGCGTATCACACCGCCTTCCGGAATCCTTAAAGCCCAAGATCTTGAAAGAATGGCTAAGCTTGCCAGGCTTTATGAGGTACCACAGGTGAAACTGACTTCTGGACAGCGCATTGGATTTTACGGAATCAGCAAGAAACACGTTCACGCCCTTTGCGACGCAATGCCATTTAGAACCGGCGGGCATTATGTCCAGGCATGTCCGGGGACGATATGGTGTAAATATGGGCAACAAGATGCCATGGGATTTGCCCAAATGCTTGAGGAAAAATTTGGAACCGTTCCAACACCGGCCAAAATCAAACTCGGCATTTCAGGTTGCACTTTTAGCTGTGCAGAATCACGCGTTCGGGATATCGGGTTCATCGGAACCCCCACAGGCTGGAGAATGTTTGTGGGTGGTAATTCCGGAATGAAACCCAGAATTGCTAATGAATTGGCAAAAGGCCTGACCACGCAACAGGCCTTCGAGCTTTGTCGGGAATTTCTTGATTTTTATTGTAAGACTGCAAGGGTTAAGCAAAGAACATCCCGTTTTGTTGAAAAGGTGGGTATCCAAACCATCAAAGAAAAATTAAGTCTCAATATAGCTTAATTTATTGGTTATCAACCTCTTGACAGACATCTTTGATGTAGATTAATTTCGACTTAAGTAAAGTCGTGCTTCAAATACGCATTCCAAGCATCTTAATAAATATAAATTTTCTTCTAAATATTAACAGGCGAGAGGTTTAAAATGAAAAAATGGTCAAACCTGTATTTTTTTTATACTAAAACGCTCCACGGTATTAATATTTAACACAGAAAAAATCGAGTAGGGTGAGACTAGGTAATTAACCCAGCCTCATCCCTCTCACAGAACCGTACGTACGGGCCTCGTATACGGCTCCTGTATATTCTTATCTTATGTTACTATGACAGAAATTCCTGTCTGTACTGTCCTCATATCGAACAACCCTAATGTCTCAAAGTATTTATTAGGCAAAGAGTAGCTCGCTAAAGGGCTTGCTGAGTTTCGCCAGGAGTTCATTTTTATGCTTTTGAACTCACCTTTGTAGCCAAGCTGTCTCAGTCGGCGGTGTAAACGAACGGGCTTTTTCCATAGCTTGAGCTGTTTTGCACGAAGTCGGCGCCTTATCCAAGGAAACAGCCTTTCAAACACCTGTTTACAATTAGCTATCCTGAAATAGTTCGCAAATCCTCTGCACACTGGGTTTAGGTCCCTTATCACAGTTTCAAGGTTTACCGGGGAATTACGACCGGTAATTTTTCTTACCTTATCTTTAAATTCCTCCACCTTCTTTTCCTGGATACGCGTGAATCCGGTATGGATTATTACGCCCAGAAACTTTACCCCTTTAAAACTGTGGATGATATGTGTCTTGGTTTGATTTACTGTTAATTTCAGGGTGTCTTCCAGATATCTGGTGGCCTGATCACATACATTTTCAGCCGCCTTTCTCGACCGTTTTAAAATCAGAATATCATCGGCGTATCTAACGATCCGATGTCCACGATTTTTCATAAACTGATCAAAGGCGTCTATGTAAATATTTGCTATCAAGGGGCTTATCACCCCTCCTTGAGGGCTTCCTTCCGTGCTTGACTGCCAGTTGTTGCCATTTTCCATCACACCGCTTGTCAGGAACATTCTTACCAGATTCAGGACACTGCCGTCTGTCACCCGTCGTTTGATAGACCTGATAATGATCTCATGATCAAGCGTATCAAAACATTTGGACAGATCCATATCTACAACCCATTTCAATCCGTACTCACGGATGAACATCTGCGCTTTTGATATGGCATGATGACAGCTTCGCCCCGGCCTGTATCCATAGCTTGATGGATGAAAGCCTGGATCAAAAATCGGTTCAAGAATTTCCCGCAACGCCTGTTGTACAACACGATCACGTACTGTTGGTATCCCAAGCTTTCTTATTCCGCCACCAGGTTTGGGGATCTCCACCCGTTTTACCGGCTGCGGCCTGTAAAGCTTTGTCCTAAGTTCGTGAACCAATATGGATAGATTTTTCTGCAACGACTTGTCAAAATCCCCAATGGTCTGCCCATCTATTCCGGCTGCGCCTTTCGAAGCTTTGACTTTTTTGAATGCTTTTTCCAAATTTCTGTAAATCAGCATCCTGTCATACAGACTGTAGTAAACCTTGTCCATAATGGCTTTTCTGTATTTCCTTCCTTTGATTAGGGCTCGCTACCCTGGCTCTTCCCCCGGGATATCCAGCATTCTATCCTTTTTACGGCAATTTACTGAATTGAATCCCAGCGTACTCCACTGGACAGCCTGAATCAGCCGTGCATCAGTCACGATTTACCGCTGATAGAGTGCCCTGCCCCGTCGGGCAGCTTGTGTCCGGTACGATCACCTTTTTTCAAATTCCAAAAATTCTTCAAATATACTTCCTCCCTTCGCAACCGACCGGGCTTTTGGCTCAAGTCAGCTCCTGTGGATTACCTACAGGTCATTCCGGTTTTATCCTCCACACTGTTACCAGGCTTCATAGGCCGGAACTTCTACACTACTACGGATTCATCTGCCACCCCACACTGCTTCGGATCGTCTTGAGTTTCCTCTTGAGGTCTCCTATCCCTTGACGGGAACAATGCAGGGCTTCCCCGGTTAAGGCTGGTACCCTGTGAGCAATGCCATCCTCAATCACACCATAGGACTGACCAGGTATTGGACTTCGCGCTATTGTGCACGCTTATCCTCCCATGACGCCGAATCAGGTTCGCTTACGCTATGTACTGCTCACTTCCTATTGCTTCCTTCAGACCCTGCCGTTACCAGCAACGCCCTTGCAATTCGGATTGTCTTCCCCCTGGTCGGGGTGACACCTGCTTACCGCAGGCTGGGTTTGCCCGCCATGCCGGGCAAACACAAATGCAGCCGCTCAAAATTTTTGAGCGGCTGCATTTTAATTTCGAACCACAATATGGTATCGTCAAAAGACAACAATTACATCTAAAGTCGAAATGCTGATCTGAAAAATCAAATTTAGCTTCTTAACGTCATCATACAATAGGGGCATTGATTATAGGATTATGCGATTTTCCTGAATTATAGGTGATCACTATGCCAAAAGATGACTCTGTATTGAATCTGGAAAAAAAAGTCAGGGCTCTGGAGAAATCATTAGCCAAATGCAAAAATATTGAAAAAGAGCAGCTGATGATTTTGGACGCACTTCAGTCCGTGAATGAAATCAATACATTGGATGAATTAATTTACTTTATTCTATCCTGGATGAAAAAATGGTCTGAATGCGAAGCTGTTGGGATCAGGCTTCAGGAGGGTGAAGATTTCCCGTATTATACAACTTCCGGGTTCTCTGAACAATTCGTCAGACTTGAAAAACACCTGTGTTCCTATGATGAAAATGGTATTTTGGAAAGGGACGAAGAAGGCCGACCTATAATCGAATGTATGTGCGGGAATATTATCTGTGGCAGGTTTGATTCGTCCAAGAATTTTTTCACATCAGACGGTAGTTTTTTTAGTAATTGTACCACTCGCTTATTGGCCGAAACTACAGATGAAGAGCGCCAGGCCCGTACCCGCAACAGGTGCAACAGTTTCGGGTATGAATCGGTTGCATTGATCCCATTGCGAACAGCTGGGGAAACCTTTGGGTTAATGCAGTTCAATGATCATGAGGAAGGAAAATTCTCTGCCGGAAAAATTGCGGCATACCGAAGAGTTGCCGACAATGTCGCATCTTCCCTGGCGAAGCTGAAAGCCGTGGAAGCCCTCAGAAGAAGTGAAGAACAATTAAAAGCCGTTGTGGAAAACTCCATAGATGCTATCGGTGTCTCCAGAAAAGGTCAGCATTATTTTATAAATCCTGCGTATGTGAAAATGTTCGGTTACCAGCAATCGGAAGAGTTGATTGGTAGGCCACTTATTGATCTACTCGCAGTGCAGGAAAGAGACAGAATAAAATCCGTTATGATGGCCAGAGAAAACGGAGATTTCGCAGAAAATAATTATCAGACAAAAGGACTGAAACGTGACGGCACCGAGTTTGATATGGAAGTGACGGTTTCCCGTTACGGTCCTGAAGATGATCAGAAAAATCTTGTTATTCTTAGGGATATTACGGAGCGAATTAAGTCTGAAGCCCAGATGCGCCGACAGAAATATTTTCTGGAAAAGGCCCAGGAAATTGGGAAAATAGGCACATGGGAGTTGGATGTTAATGCTGATATCCTTGTGTGGACAGATGAGAACTATAGAATCTTCGGCGTCCCAAAAGGAACAGATCTGACCTATGAACAATTTTTAGGTTGTATCCATCCGGATGATTTGGATTATGTGGACAATGCATGGAAAGCAGCTTTATCAGGTGCGCCCTATGATATTGAACACCGCGTCATAGCCCATGGAGTTGTAAAATGGGTCAGAGAAAAAGCCATGCTTGAATTTGACAGCAAAGGTGAGTGTATCCGCGGTAT
This window of the uncultured Desulfobacter sp. genome carries:
- a CDS encoding ABC transporter ATP-binding protein, whose translation is MLQVDALSFGYKKRTILTDISLKVHKGQMVSIVGPNGTGKTTLIKCLAGIQRPSRGSILINGKDAFGMHRREHARCVGYVPQSSPSKFPITVFEAVLMGRRPYIAWKPTQTDFEKTAQVIESMNLKDIALRDFDKLSGGQKQKVLLARAIAQDTDILLLDEPTSNLDLKHQLEVLEMISSLVEINQMAAVLAMHDLNLASRFSHRMVMMKDGQILCSGTPGDVMTPENISTVYGVHAVVSQNEGHPYILPTGTVG
- a CDS encoding DUF2117 domain-containing protein; this translates as MIGLLFHGPEVFDSGWAQRVIKVLEPLDSVRCVLAGTMGRTAVFDSGLEDIEFWEQMPGACLQELSQATDMVIIVNYGKSVESGLVFGGMVVDRAKVNTPVVQVECAGPFWVEWQSGCPSFIIDILTGIGLSQKEKIEIKSSVWSENGRIYRRMTTAEPGDFVLVNGIMVGRALGSEVVMACQNGHLCDIKGVDVKAHGIEKLDRLGGVDLKSAKLASTPTIRRTCFSRRTVKSNGSGMVFIDHTGMHVYQLANEANGVVTVGDDTTVVAGDILSRFDIPVIGIVDGDEDVVLKNGSFASGSVRLTVHKDDEFGLKVQNAVFGGKKQSEISFTDALNQILSLAGNDLVDTEYF
- a CDS encoding NAD(P)/FAD-dependent oxidoreductase; the protein is MPQEKTLPIGIILQRDGKTFAVRITPPSGILKAQDLERMAKLARLYEVPQVKLTSGQRIGFYGISKKHVHALCDAMPFRTGGHYVQACPGTIWCKYGQQDAMGFAQMLEEKFGTVPTPAKIKLGISGCTFSCAESRVRDIGFIGTPTGWRMFVGGNSGMKPRIANELAKGLTTQQAFELCREFLDFYCKTARVKQRTSRFVEKVGIQTIKEKLSLNIA
- the ltrA gene encoding group II intron reverse transcriptase/maturase → MDKVYYSLYDRMLIYRNLEKAFKKVKASKGAAGIDGQTIGDFDKSLQKNLSILVHELRTKLYRPQPVKRVEIPKPGGGIRKLGIPTVRDRVVQQALREILEPIFDPGFHPSSYGYRPGRSCHHAISKAQMFIREYGLKWVVDMDLSKCFDTLDHEIIIRSIKRRVTDGSVLNLVRMFLTSGVMENGNNWQSSTEGSPQGGVISPLIANIYIDAFDQFMKNRGHRIVRYADDILILKRSRKAAENVCDQATRYLEDTLKLTVNQTKTHIIHSFKGVKFLGVIIHTGFTRIQEKKVEEFKDKVRKITGRNSPVNLETVIRDLNPVCRGFANYFRIANCKQVFERLFPWIRRRLRAKQLKLWKKPVRLHRRLRQLGYKGEFKSIKMNSWRNSASPLASYSLPNKYFETLGLFDMRTVQTGISVIVT